In Hippoglossus stenolepis isolate QCI-W04-F060 chromosome 21, HSTE1.2, whole genome shotgun sequence, one DNA window encodes the following:
- the grnb gene encoding granulin b translates to MELPMGILFLALLGLSTALVCPDGGMCEDKNTCCKNTMGGYGCCPLPHAECCSDHLHCCYERTLCDLAHRKCVNKTVSLPWMRRLPAKQALEVPELFDRVKTIVCPDQVSTCSNDSTCCQLLDGSWACCPMVKAVCCEDKQHCCPEGTKCDTAHEVCVSASLESVPMVEKLPAKRRENYPVSAALTVGSVTCPGGKSSCPDGYTCCLLTTEDYGCCPYDQAVCCSDHVHCCPSNTICDMEHDVCKSGETEMPLLKKISAVLNDIVCPDKVAVCPDQTTCCEMDSGSYGCCPMPNAVCCSDHIHCCPEETTCDLQHSTCVSTRGDAIMASKIPAAVMEPVTEPVTELVAARSRVAAVPCNDSVACADENTCCQTPSGQWACCPLPKAVCCEDHMHCCPHGTVCNLEASTCDDPTANTAVMPWLHHVPVFPIVTDKCDNSTSCPGESTCCKTVIGDWACCPLPQAVCCDDYVHCCPHGTVCNLEEESCDDPSGFSASLPWTEKVSAVTLEVQDEKCDQETTCPGGTTCCKKDSGQWACCPLPQAVCCSDQEHCCPKGYKCNVAVQTCDQPGGRSLAWLQKIPALRTELHQAASAPAPQGRNMCDSSTSCPKDMTCCFMDRTHQWGCCPLPKAVCCSDGDHCCPSGHTCEHQRSACSRGSHAVPWFTKLSAVAEPGAVTDVKCDDKSSCATGTTCCKLLTGEWGCCPLVKAVCCADHEHCCPQGYTCNMQTGTCEKKNLDELVQTLPQIKVARSGPGDAEDVPCDGTGEFHCPRKDTCCKTSSTEWACCPSPRATCCSDSKHCCPEGFSCDVAAGGCTMERPQLTWDMLSGNRQRDFVPHGL, encoded by the exons ATG GAGCTTCCCATGGGAATCCTGTTTCTGGCCCTGCTCGGCCTGAGCACGGCGCTGGTCTGTCCTGATGGAGGCATGTGCGAGGACAAAAACACCTGCTGCAAGAACACGATGGGAGGATACGGCTGCTGCCCGCTGCCACAC GCTGAGTGTTGTTCAGACCACCTCCACTGCTGCTATGAGAGGACCCTGTGTGATCTGGCTCATAGGAAATGTGTCAATAAGACCGTTTCTCTGCCGTGGATGAGACGTCTTCCTGCCAAACAGGCTCTGGAAGTCCCTGAG CTCTTTGACAGAGTAAAGACAATCGTATGTCCAGACCAGGTGTCCACGTGTTCAAATGACAGTACTTGCTGCCAGCTTCTTGACGGCAGCTGGGCCTGTTGTCCGATGGTtaag gCCGTGTGTTGTGAGGATAAGCAGCACTGTTGTCCCGAGGGAACAAAGTGTGACACCGCtcatgaagtgtgtgtttctgcgtcACTGGAGTCCGTCCCCATGGTGGAGAAACTCCCGGCCAAACGCAGGGAGAATTACCCAG TTTCTGCGGCTCTGACCGTGGGTTCAGTGACGTGTCCTGGAGGGAAGAGCAGTTGTCCTGATGGTTACACCTGTTGCCTGTTAACCACCGAAGACTACGGCTGCTGCCCTTACGACCAG GCCGTGTGCTGCAGCGATCACGTCCACTGTTGCCCCAGCAACACGATATGTGACATGGAACATGACGTCTGCAAGTCCGGTGAGACCGAAATGCCGCTGCTGAAGAAGATCTCTGCGGTTCTTAACGACA TTGTGTGTCCAGACAAAGTGGCCGTCTGTCCTGATCAGACCACGTGCTGCGAGATGGACAGCGGCTCGTACGGCTGCTGCCCGATGCCGAAT GCCGTCTGCTGCTCAGATCACATCCACTGCTGCCCTGAAGAAACCACGTGCGACCTGCAGCACAGCACCTGTGTGTCGACCCGGGGAGACGCCATCATGGCCTCTAAGATCCCCGCTGCTGTGATGGAGCCGGTGACGGAGCCGGTGACGGAGCTGGTGGCGGCGCGGAGCAGAG TTGCTGCTGTTCCCTGTAACGACTCTGTGGCCTGTGCTGACGAAAATACCTGCTGTCAAACGCCGTCGGGCCAATGGGCCTGTTGCCCGTTACCTAAG gccgTGTGCTGCGAGGACCACATGCACTGCTGCCCCCACGGCACCGTATGCAACCTGGAAGCCTCCACGTGTGACGACCCCACGGCGAACACGGCGGTGATGCCTTGGCTTCACCACGTTCCCGTCTTCCCCATCGTGACGGACAAGTGTGATAACTCCACATCATGTCCTGGAGAATCCACCTGCTGCAAGACGGTGATTGGAGACTGGGCCTGCTGCCCGCTGCCTCAG GCTGTGTGCTGCGACGACTACGTCCACTGCTGCCCTCACGGCACCGTCTGCAACCTGGAGGAGGAATCTTGTGACGACCCGTCAGGTTTCTCAGCCTCCCTCCCCTGGACGGAGAAGGTCTCCGCGGTGACGTTGGAGGTCCAGGACGAGAAGTGTGACCAGGAGACCACGTGTCCGGGAGGAACCACCTGCTGTAAGAAAGACTCCGGACAGTGGGCCTGCTGCCCCCTGCCTCAG GCCGTGTGCTGCAGCGACCAGGAGCACTGTTGTCCCAAAGGCTACAAGTGTAACGTGGCCGTGCAGACGTGTGATCAGCCCGGAGGCCGGAGCCTGGCGTGGCTGCAGAAGATCCCGGCGCTGAGGACGGAGCTCCACCAGGCTGCTTCTGCTCCGGCTCCACAGGGGAGGAACATGTGTGACTCCAGCACCAGCTGCCCCAAAGACATGACCTGCTGCTTCATGGACAGGACCCACCAATGGGGCTGCTGTCCTCTGCCAAAG GCCGTCTGCTGCAGCGATGGAGACCACTGCTGCCCCAGCGGTCACACCTGTGAACATCAGCGCTCCGCCTGCTCCAGGGGCTCCCACGCCGTCCCCTGGTTCACCAAACTGAGCGCCGTGGCCGAGCCCGGCGCCGTGACGGACGTCAAGTGTGACGACAAGAGCAGCTGTGCTACAGGAACGACCTGCTGTAAACTGCTGACAGGAGAGTGGGGCTGCTGCCCTCTGGTCAAG GCGGTTTGCTGTGCGGACCACGAGCACTGCTGTCCTCAGGGCTACACCTGCAACATGCAGACGGGAACGTGTGAGAAGAAGAACCTCGATGAGCTGGTCCAAACCCTCCCTCAGATCAAAGTGGCACGGTCCGGGCCTGGAGACGCAGAGGACGTACCATGTGACGGCACGGGGGAATTCCACTGCCCCAGAAAAGATACGTGCTGCAAGACGTCGTCCACAGAGTGGGCGTGTTGTCCCTCGCCACGG GCGACCTGCTGCTCCGACTCGAAGCACTGCTGCCCTGAGGGATTCTCCTGCGACGTGGCAGCGGGAGGCTGCACCATGGAGAGACCCCAGCTGACCTGGGACATGTTGTCTgggaacagacagagagactttGTCCCTCACGGACTTTAG
- the LOC118100976 gene encoding protein FAM171A2 isoform X1 — MTDPRISRLLLFVWMCALWDALAAKSLPDPGGFEVEIKVQVFDSSDLSPLAGAQVHVHGNQTILASSRAGSDGVLKVNFLYRAGTWVIITASKQDYVTNSVPWHSSRIPLYASVSLYLLVQRPGTLILYDDVLQVLSGSPGARNQPLVQLQRKSLQLPSSSNYTALSAAMTTARSQYEIGGFPFLLGQETNSSGAETGWTDLTAVAVVSIQLLDKDGTAIQVSDPIQISVPLPSDTRYRMAMSVPAWMYQPKTGLWVRNGTGYIEKEGAQFVWNVLVPQMGYWLAAFPSSSGLGLSHPGLRDITTYHTLFLLCILGSLALLVLILLCVLLYYCRCGERRRRRKCLKPRRQQGKPHATNLNGAKRDQGTSTSRLNLICGGHAESGPSNDKSDLSPSRNCQSSREDLTKHVPAHMLRHAKGKNAPGAQRGESFPMKVTRATETNNLDNPLLHEEYNRSYSPMEGKESEYHRHHNANDNRGYASDPPSPPRFQGYVPSQSDKPPEYSASAADNLARPTSLNTQAGQIIFCSSIDQMKENMYRSMVPTLVIPAHYMRLPSEFSGKDGKDQKDQDNDGAQMGGGQQHHHHSQKQGQQQGGSQGDDSEEPSWASDSSGGPMTIPVLFNDSTMAQMNGELQALTEKKLLELGVKQHPRAWFISLDGRANAHVRHSFIDPGNDLSGGGFGGGSSSAQRDINLEASLDDRRSALNRKGKDERWGTGGRKGHGVSSTGKKSYSKLAYPDHSEPSSSSEGRPVSPEENSLTPLLDEGPSSRGSTIPRRGRSRVNSARSSNSENRRDSMTSPEDDPDDKDENKKSPWQKIEDRPLMVFHPRK; from the exons ATGACGGACCCCCGCATCTCGCGTCTGCTCCTGTTCGTGTGGATGTGCGCGCTCTGGGACGCGCTCGCCGCCAAATCTCTCCCCGATCCGGGAGGCTTCG aggtgGAAATCAAGGTCCAGGTGTTCGACAGCAGTGACTTGTCGCCGCTGGCGGGCGCTCAGGTGCACGTCCACGGGAATCAGACCATCTTGGCGTCCAGCCGAGCCGGCAGCGATGGCGTCCTGAAGGTCAACTTCCTGTACCGCGCCGGGACGTGGGTCATCATCACGGCCTCCAAACAGGACTACGTCACCAACTCCGTGCCCTGGCACTCCAGCCGCATCCCCT TGTACGCATCCGTCAGCCTGTACCTCCTCGTCCAGAGACCAGGAACGCTCATCCTGTACGATGACGTCCTGCAGGTCCTGTCTGGGTCACCAG gagctcGTAACCAGCCGCTGGTGCAGCTCCAGAGGAAGTCGCTCCAGCTGCCGTCCAGCTCCAACTACACGGCGCTGTCGGCCGCCATGACCACGGCCAGGAGTCAGTACGAGATCGGTGGTTTCCCGTTCCTCCTCGGCCAAGAGACCAACAGCTCGG GTGCAGAAACCGGGTGGACGGACTTGACGGCGGTGGCGGTCGTCAGCATCCAGCTGTTGGACAAAGATGGCACCGCAATCCAGGTCTCAGACCCGATCCAGATCTCCGTGCCGCTGCCGTCCGACACCCGCTACAGGATGGCCATGAGTGTCCCTGCCTGGATGTATCAGCCTAAGACGG GACTGTGGGTTCGGAACGGGACGGGCTACATCGAGAAAGAGGGCGCTCAGTTCGTGTGGAACGTGCTGGTTCCTCAGATGGGATACTGGTTGGCTGCGTTCCCGTCTTCTTCAG GATTGGGTCTGTCTCACCCGGGCCTGAGGGACATCACCACCTACCACACCCTGTTCCTGCTCTGCATCCTGGGCTCGCTGGCCCTGCTGGTGCTCATCCTGCTCTGTGTGCTGCTCTACTACTGCAGGTGTGGGGAGCGTAGGCGCAG GCGGAAGTGTTTGAAACCTCGCCGACAGCAGGGTAAACCCCACGCCACCAATCTTAATGGTGCCAAGAGAGACCAGGGCACATCCACTTCACGCCTAAATCTGATCTGCGGAGGCCACGCGGAGTCCGGACCGTCCAACGACAAATCCGACTTGTCCCCATCGCGAAACTGCCAGAGTTCCAGGGAGGACCTCACCAAACATGTCCCCGCTCACATGCTGCGACACGCGAAGGGAAAGAACGCTCCAGGTGCCCAACGAGGGGAAAGCTTCCCCATGAAGGTGACACGTGCCACAGAGACCAACAACCTGGACAACCCGTTGCTGCATGAAGAGTACAACAGGAGCTACAGCCCCATGGAGGGCAAAGAGTCTGAATATCACCGACACCACAATGCCAATGACAATCGAGGGTACGCCTCTGATCCCCCGTCCCCGCCTCGCTTCCAGGGCTACGTGCCAAGTCAGTCCGACAAGCCTCCGGAGTATTCGGCATCAGCAGCCGACAACCTCGCCAGGCCCACCTCCCTCAACACTCAAGCAGGTCAAATCATCTTCTGCAGCTCCATCGACCAGATGAAGGAGAACATGTACCGCAGCATGGTGCCAACCCTGGTCATTCCAGCACACTACATGCGCCTGCCCTCTGAGTTCTCTGGTAAAGACGGGAAGGACCAGAAGGACCAAGACAACGACGGTGCACAGATGGGAGGAGGCCAGCAGCATCACCACCACTCCCAGAAACAAGGCCAGCAGCAGGGGGGATCCCAGGGAGACGACTCCGAGGAGCCCAGCTGGGCATCCGACTCCTCCGGTGGACCTATGACCATCCCTGTGCTCTTCAACGACTCCACCATGGCTCAGATGAACGGAGAATTGCAGGCGCTGACTGAGAAGAAGCTCCTGGAACTGGGTGTTAAGCAGCACCCACGGGCGTGGTTCATCTCCCTGGATGGACGAGCCAACGCTCACGTGCGCCACTCCTTCATCGATCCTGGGAACGACCTCAGTGGCGGTGGATTTGGAGGCGGGTCCAGCAGCGCTCAGCGAGACATCAACCTCGAAGCGTCTCTGGACGATCGAAGATCAGCACTGAACCGGAAGGGAAAAGATGAGCGCTGGGGAACAGGAGGGCGGAAGGGCCACGGCGTGAGCAGCACCGGTAAGAAGAGCTACTCCAAGCTGGCCTACCCCGACCACAGCgagcccagcagcagcagcgagggaCGCCCCGTCTCCCCCGAGGAGAACTCCCTCACCCCCCTCCTGGACGAGGGGCCGTCCTCTCGAGGATCCACCATCCCCAGGAGGGGACGCAGCCGCGTGAACAGCGCCCGCAGCAGCAACAGCGAGAACCGCCGCGACTCCATGACGAGCCCCGAGGACGACCCCGACGACAAAGACGAGAACAAGAAGAGCCCCTGGCAGAAGATCGAAGACAGGCCTCTCATGGTCTTCCACCCGAGGAAGTGA
- the LOC118100976 gene encoding protein FAM171A2 isoform X2: MTDPRISRLLLFVWMCALWDALAAKSLPDPGGFEVEIKVQVFDSSDLSPLAGAQVHVHGNQTILASSRAGSDGVLKVNFLYRAGTWVIITASKQDYVTNSVPWHSSRIPLYASVSLYLLVQRPGTLILYDDVLQVLSGSPGARNQPLVQLQRKSLQLPSSSNYTALSAAMTTARSQYEIGGFPFLLGQETNSSGAETGWTDLTAVAVVSIQLLDKDGTAIQVSDPIQISVPLPSDTRYRMAMSVPAWMYQPKTGLWVRNGTGYIEKEGAQFVWNVLVPQMGYWLAAFPSSSGLGLSHPGLRDITTYHTLFLLCILGSLALLVLILLCVLLYYCRRKCLKPRRQQGKPHATNLNGAKRDQGTSTSRLNLICGGHAESGPSNDKSDLSPSRNCQSSREDLTKHVPAHMLRHAKGKNAPGAQRGESFPMKVTRATETNNLDNPLLHEEYNRSYSPMEGKESEYHRHHNANDNRGYASDPPSPPRFQGYVPSQSDKPPEYSASAADNLARPTSLNTQAGQIIFCSSIDQMKENMYRSMVPTLVIPAHYMRLPSEFSGKDGKDQKDQDNDGAQMGGGQQHHHHSQKQGQQQGGSQGDDSEEPSWASDSSGGPMTIPVLFNDSTMAQMNGELQALTEKKLLELGVKQHPRAWFISLDGRANAHVRHSFIDPGNDLSGGGFGGGSSSAQRDINLEASLDDRRSALNRKGKDERWGTGGRKGHGVSSTGKKSYSKLAYPDHSEPSSSSEGRPVSPEENSLTPLLDEGPSSRGSTIPRRGRSRVNSARSSNSENRRDSMTSPEDDPDDKDENKKSPWQKIEDRPLMVFHPRK, translated from the exons ATGACGGACCCCCGCATCTCGCGTCTGCTCCTGTTCGTGTGGATGTGCGCGCTCTGGGACGCGCTCGCCGCCAAATCTCTCCCCGATCCGGGAGGCTTCG aggtgGAAATCAAGGTCCAGGTGTTCGACAGCAGTGACTTGTCGCCGCTGGCGGGCGCTCAGGTGCACGTCCACGGGAATCAGACCATCTTGGCGTCCAGCCGAGCCGGCAGCGATGGCGTCCTGAAGGTCAACTTCCTGTACCGCGCCGGGACGTGGGTCATCATCACGGCCTCCAAACAGGACTACGTCACCAACTCCGTGCCCTGGCACTCCAGCCGCATCCCCT TGTACGCATCCGTCAGCCTGTACCTCCTCGTCCAGAGACCAGGAACGCTCATCCTGTACGATGACGTCCTGCAGGTCCTGTCTGGGTCACCAG gagctcGTAACCAGCCGCTGGTGCAGCTCCAGAGGAAGTCGCTCCAGCTGCCGTCCAGCTCCAACTACACGGCGCTGTCGGCCGCCATGACCACGGCCAGGAGTCAGTACGAGATCGGTGGTTTCCCGTTCCTCCTCGGCCAAGAGACCAACAGCTCGG GTGCAGAAACCGGGTGGACGGACTTGACGGCGGTGGCGGTCGTCAGCATCCAGCTGTTGGACAAAGATGGCACCGCAATCCAGGTCTCAGACCCGATCCAGATCTCCGTGCCGCTGCCGTCCGACACCCGCTACAGGATGGCCATGAGTGTCCCTGCCTGGATGTATCAGCCTAAGACGG GACTGTGGGTTCGGAACGGGACGGGCTACATCGAGAAAGAGGGCGCTCAGTTCGTGTGGAACGTGCTGGTTCCTCAGATGGGATACTGGTTGGCTGCGTTCCCGTCTTCTTCAG GATTGGGTCTGTCTCACCCGGGCCTGAGGGACATCACCACCTACCACACCCTGTTCCTGCTCTGCATCCTGGGCTCGCTGGCCCTGCTGGTGCTCATCCTGCTCTGTGTGCTGCTCTACTACTGCAG GCGGAAGTGTTTGAAACCTCGCCGACAGCAGGGTAAACCCCACGCCACCAATCTTAATGGTGCCAAGAGAGACCAGGGCACATCCACTTCACGCCTAAATCTGATCTGCGGAGGCCACGCGGAGTCCGGACCGTCCAACGACAAATCCGACTTGTCCCCATCGCGAAACTGCCAGAGTTCCAGGGAGGACCTCACCAAACATGTCCCCGCTCACATGCTGCGACACGCGAAGGGAAAGAACGCTCCAGGTGCCCAACGAGGGGAAAGCTTCCCCATGAAGGTGACACGTGCCACAGAGACCAACAACCTGGACAACCCGTTGCTGCATGAAGAGTACAACAGGAGCTACAGCCCCATGGAGGGCAAAGAGTCTGAATATCACCGACACCACAATGCCAATGACAATCGAGGGTACGCCTCTGATCCCCCGTCCCCGCCTCGCTTCCAGGGCTACGTGCCAAGTCAGTCCGACAAGCCTCCGGAGTATTCGGCATCAGCAGCCGACAACCTCGCCAGGCCCACCTCCCTCAACACTCAAGCAGGTCAAATCATCTTCTGCAGCTCCATCGACCAGATGAAGGAGAACATGTACCGCAGCATGGTGCCAACCCTGGTCATTCCAGCACACTACATGCGCCTGCCCTCTGAGTTCTCTGGTAAAGACGGGAAGGACCAGAAGGACCAAGACAACGACGGTGCACAGATGGGAGGAGGCCAGCAGCATCACCACCACTCCCAGAAACAAGGCCAGCAGCAGGGGGGATCCCAGGGAGACGACTCCGAGGAGCCCAGCTGGGCATCCGACTCCTCCGGTGGACCTATGACCATCCCTGTGCTCTTCAACGACTCCACCATGGCTCAGATGAACGGAGAATTGCAGGCGCTGACTGAGAAGAAGCTCCTGGAACTGGGTGTTAAGCAGCACCCACGGGCGTGGTTCATCTCCCTGGATGGACGAGCCAACGCTCACGTGCGCCACTCCTTCATCGATCCTGGGAACGACCTCAGTGGCGGTGGATTTGGAGGCGGGTCCAGCAGCGCTCAGCGAGACATCAACCTCGAAGCGTCTCTGGACGATCGAAGATCAGCACTGAACCGGAAGGGAAAAGATGAGCGCTGGGGAACAGGAGGGCGGAAGGGCCACGGCGTGAGCAGCACCGGTAAGAAGAGCTACTCCAAGCTGGCCTACCCCGACCACAGCgagcccagcagcagcagcgagggaCGCCCCGTCTCCCCCGAGGAGAACTCCCTCACCCCCCTCCTGGACGAGGGGCCGTCCTCTCGAGGATCCACCATCCCCAGGAGGGGACGCAGCCGCGTGAACAGCGCCCGCAGCAGCAACAGCGAGAACCGCCGCGACTCCATGACGAGCCCCGAGGACGACCCCGACGACAAAGACGAGAACAAGAAGAGCCCCTGGCAGAAGATCGAAGACAGGCCTCTCATGGTCTTCCACCCGAGGAAGTGA